In a single window of the Mus musculus strain C57BL/6J chromosome 6, GRCm38.p6 C57BL/6J genome:
- the Hilpda gene encoding hypoxia-inducible lipid droplet-associated protein isoform 2 (isoform 2 is encoded by transcript variant 2): MKFMLNLYVLGIMLTLLSIFVRVMESLGGLLESPLPGSSWITRGQLANTQPPKGLPDHPSRGVQ; encoded by the coding sequence ATGAAGTTCATGCTGAACCTCTATGTGCTGGGCATCATGTTGACCCTGCTTTCCATCTTTGTTAGAGTGATGGAGTCTCTGGGAGGCTTACTGGAGAGCCCACTGCCCGGGAGCTCCTGGATCACGAGGGGTCAGCTAGCCAACACACAGCCTCCTAAGGGCCTGCCAGACCATCCATCCCGAGGAGTGCAGTGA